A DNA window from Candidatus Saccharimonadales bacterium contains the following coding sequences:
- a CDS encoding glycosyltransferase: DPFNFLVKYKNVFPKYKDLSWISLSNSQRSGMPTDTNWVANIYHGLDKDTFTPIDVPSNNYIAYLGRIIEPKGVHIAIKAVQHFNKTADIPLILKIAGKHYAEHSKDTYWSTHVEPFLGHEIEYIGHIKSDSEKRQFLGNARALLVPSIFDEPFGMVTIEALACGTPVIGLDRGATHEIIDNGATGYVIPYINDSDAVAAISETLQDIDNLNRKDCRISFEKRFTSDRMASDHAHLYESLVIK; encoded by the coding sequence GATCCATTTAACTTTTTGGTTAAATATAAAAATGTGTTTCCAAAATATAAAGATCTTTCATGGATATCACTTTCAAATTCACAGCGTAGCGGCATGCCGACCGACACGAATTGGGTAGCAAACATATACCACGGGTTAGACAAAGATACTTTTACGCCCATAGATGTCCCGTCAAATAATTACATTGCATATCTAGGGCGTATCATTGAGCCAAAGGGCGTACATATCGCTATTAAAGCAGTGCAACATTTTAATAAAACTGCAGATATACCATTAATTTTAAAAATTGCCGGCAAACACTATGCTGAACACAGTAAAGATACATACTGGAGTACTCACGTCGAGCCATTTCTAGGTCATGAAATCGAATATATTGGCCACATTAAGTCAGATAGCGAGAAAAGACAATTTCTTGGAAATGCAAGAGCGCTCCTTGTACCTTCTATATTCGACGAGCCATTTGGCATGGTGACAATTGAAGCGCTTGCTTGTGGCACGCCAGTCATAGGACTAGACCGTGGAGCAACACATGAGATTATAGATAACGGTGCTACTGGATATGTCATACCATATATTAATGATAGCGATGCCGTTGCAGCTATATCAGAAACACTCCAGGATATTGATAATCTCAACCGAAAAGATTGTCGCATCTCATTCGAGAAGAGGTTTACAAGTGATCGTATGGCGAGTGATCATGCGCACCTATATGAATCACTTGTTATAAAATAA